CCTTACCGCTGGCGTCAGCAACGCcgacttcgtgctgtacgtcGCCTCGGTGCCGAGCGAGCCGGGCGTGCTGGCGTGGGCCACGACCTGCCAGGTGTTCTCGGACGACCATCCAGCCGTGGGTGTCATGAACATCCCTGCGGCGAACATTGTGTCGCGCTACGACCAGggcaccacgcgcaccgtgacgcacgaggtggcgcacgccctcggcttcagcagcgtgttTTTCGAGAGCACCGGCATCGTGATGAGCGTCACGAATTTGCGCGGCAAGCCCTTTGCGGCTCCTGtgatcaacagcagcacggtggtggccaaggcgcgcgagcagtacggctgcCCCACCTTGGAGTatctggaggtggaggaccaGGGCGGCTCCGGCTCTGCTGGCTCGCATCTTAAGGggcgcaacgccaaggaCGAGCTCATGGCGCCTGCCTCGGCTGCAGGGTACTACACTAACCTGACCATGGCCGTCTTCGAGGACCTCGGCTTCTACAAGGCGGACTTCAGCatggccgaggtgatgccgtggggCCGGAACGCCAGCTGCAACTTCCTCACCAAGAAGTGCATGGAGGACaacatcacgcagtggccgGAGATGTTCTGCAACACCACTGACGAGAACGCCTTGCGGTGCACCACCGACCGCCTCAGAATCGGCAAATGCGCTATACGCACCTATAGCACCCCGCTGCCGACGTACTTCCAGTACTTCACCAACGCCTCTCTCGGCGGGCTCTCAGCATTCCTGGACTACTGCCCGTTTACCCTGGGCTACAGCAATGGTGCTTGCAATCAGGACCCATCGAGGGCACCTGCGCTTTTGAAGGAGATCAgcgtcttctccgacgcggcgcgctgcttggaTGGGGCCTTCCGGCCGACGACCACCCGCGAGGACGTGACGTACGCCGGCATGTGCGCGAACGTGAAGTGCGACACGGCGGAGCGCACGTACAGCGTccaggtgcgcggcagcagcggctacgtcgcatgcacgccgggcgAGAGTGTTGAGCTGGCCACCTtgagcgccgccttcgtgaATGGCAGCTACATCACGTGCGCGccgtacgtggaggtgtgccaggccAACGTGCAGggcgccaccagcagcggcaacgcagCGGCTGGTCGCCGTGGcccgcgcgccgccgcgacggcgctgctggtggccgCGCTGCTCGCCATCGCGTGCGCGTGATTGGCCGCCGGCAGTTGCTGCCCCGTCGCACAAGCCCCCCACCTTCCTGCGCACCAGGCAGTCGGCAGAactggcgacggcggctcgCCCCCTGCTCTCTGTTGCCGGCGGCGCAGAGGCACGCCCCCGCCGACCGACcggcctcccctccccatcgcTCTCCGATTCCCTCTTCGAGCGGTGAcgttttgttttgcttctgCGCCGCGTTGGCCTTCGCCAGCCCcgacgcccctcccccctcctcttttccctcccccttgcgTGTCCCCCAAGCGGCGCCCTCTGTGGCGGCTGGCGTGCACTGGCAATCTGCCCGATTGTGTGGAGGCTGGGGCGAGGACACGACAGCGTGTGAGCGCGCAGAGAACCACGCACGTGTAGctgatgcagcagcggcatcgtgGCTCGCTACTGCGTGTCTCTTGCGCAccccgccccaccccgcACTGATCCGCATGGTGCCCCCCGCTTGGAGcggaacagcagcgccggagagagaacgcgcgcgtcgcgcaggggggtgtgcatgtgtgttaTCCTCTTCATTGTTACGTTATTTCTTCATCTTCACAGCCTCCCACAACACACCCCTGCCTGCCGTGTGCGGCggctggcgtgtgtgtgcggtaGCGCCCCGTCACGCCCGTTGTTTTGCTAAATCCCGCCGTCATCCTCTGcgtctccctcactcccctctcttccccggCCACGGGGGCACCATTCTGCAGGTGCACGGacgcctgcctctctttcatctataaacacacacacacacacaatgcgCGCGCACGGACCCTGACGCAGGACGGCGCGGCATGggcggcgcacacgcacgtatgCGCGACTGCGTCTCCGACGCGTGTCAGGGCCCCTCGCCCCGCGCGGGTGCGACCCCATCCACTCGCCCACCCCTCCCACGGGTCCGTGCGCGGTGCGCTTATGTATGTATCCTCTCCTAACTGTTTTCCCGCGCCCTGGGACTCCCCTGTACCGGAGtgagtgccgccgccaccacccacacaatACCCCAACGTGGTctgcgcctccctcctcccgttcctcctcccccttttctggcgcggtgcgccgcccgcccacccctcctcttcctcctcccccctgcgccgccgcgctaccTGTAAGTCATCGGTGCGACCACCAAGGCGCCATCCCCCCTCGCTCCGGCACCCCTGCCGTGCGCCCAAGCGTGTCGAGCcgtgacggcgccgcgcgcacacccacgtgcGCGTCGTTCTCCCCTCCAGCCCTGACGCACCCTccgcgcccccctccctcaccaccaccctcgctcccttgcccctccccctctccagaCTCACTGGCATATCCCGTCTcgctacccacccacccgccctcccacacgcacgcacgcacgcacacaccgccgcacacaagccctcatcctcgccaccacaccccaCAGCCCACAGCATCTGCGCCTGGTGCGCCATGCccctcgacagcagcagcacgcaccggcgccgcagcgtcgccgcacgcctGGTGCGCCTTGCGGCTGCCGgcgttgcagctgctcttgctgttggcaccgccgccgcgtgggcgcacgccgccgcgacgccgcaccgctgcatcCACGACAAGCTGCAGGCCCGCGTGCGGGACTccgcggcgcaccgccgcatGCCACCCAGTGCGGTGTCCGCGGTGGGCCTGCCGTACATTGCTCTCGATGCCGCGGACACTGTCGCACGCGCCGCGGACtggggcacgctgcgcatcgccgtcTCCACCGCAGACCTCACGGACCCCGACTACCACTGCACTCGCGTCGGGCAGCGTGTGAGCAACCACGCTGACGAGATCGTcacctgcaccgccgaggacgtgctcacggaggagaagcgcgacATCCTCGTCAGCTACCTCAtcccgcaggcgctgcagctgcacgcggagcggctgagggtgaggcaggtgcagggcagctggaagg
The sequence above is drawn from the Leishmania braziliensis MHOM/BR/75/M2904 WGS CADA00000000 data, contig 8, whole genome shotgun sequence genome and encodes:
- the GP63-2 gene encoding GP63, leishmanolysin → RRRAVPSVHAPGLGHAAHRRLLADLTDPGYHCTRVGQRVSNHIGAIVTCTAEDILTEEKRDILVNYLIPQALQLHAERLRVRQVQGSWRVTGMTGPICGDFSVPPAHLTAGVSNADFVLYVASVPSEPGVLAWATTCQVFSDDHPAVGVMNIPAANIVSRYDQGTTRTVTHEVAHALGFSSVFFESTGIVMSVTNLRGKPFAAPVINSSTVVAKAREQYGCPTLEYLEVEDQGGSGSAGSHLKGRNAKDELMAPASAAGYYTNLTMAVFEDLGFYKADFSMAEVMPWGRNASCNFLTKKCMEDNITQWPEMFCNTTDENALRCTTDRLRIGKCAIRTYSTPLPTYFQYFTNASLGGLSAFLDYCPFTLGYSNGACNQDPSRAPALLKEISVFSDAARCLDGAFRPTTTREDVTYAGMCANVKCDTAERTYSVQVRGSSGYVACTPGESVELATLSAAFVNGSYITCAPYVEVCQANVQGATSSGNAAAGRRGPRAAATALLVAALLAIACA
- a CDS encoding GP63, leishmanolysin: MPLDSSSTHRRRSVAARLVRLAAAGVAAALAVGTAAAWAHAAATPHRCIHDKLQARVRDSAAHRRMPPSAVSAVGLPYIALDAADTVARAADWGTLRIAVSTADLTDPDYHCTRVGQRVSNHADEIVTCTAEDVLTEEKRDILVSYLIPQALQLHAERLRVRQVQGSWKVTGMTGDVCGEFKVPEAHVAKCHRPV